In Luteitalea sp. TBR-22, one genomic interval encodes:
- the rsmI gene encoding 16S rRNA (cytidine(1402)-2'-O)-methyltransferase, translating into MATPIGNLEDITLRALRVLREARVIAAEDTRRTAKLLAHAGIETPMVSVHAHNEVSRLPGLLEKLRAGEPVALVTDAGTPLLSDPGDHLIRACLDEGIPVEPVPGASAVLAALTMSGVPASAFTFLGFPPVKNGPRRRWCEEAGAYQHPVVFFEAPHRIAGTLGMLAEIVGGQRRIAVCREITKKHEQLIRGAIGEVVTHPAIAEPIGEFTCILEAPLRTEIPAAIVEQDLLDEFDRITEKGTFERRAAMSEVARRLHVRTRDVFDALERRKAAEFEG; encoded by the coding sequence GTGGCGACCCCCATCGGCAACCTGGAGGACATCACGCTCCGCGCGTTGCGGGTCCTCCGCGAGGCACGCGTGATCGCCGCCGAGGACACGCGTCGGACCGCCAAGCTCCTGGCCCACGCCGGGATCGAGACCCCCATGGTGAGCGTGCACGCCCACAACGAGGTCTCGCGACTGCCGGGCTTGCTCGAGAAGCTCCGCGCCGGCGAGCCGGTCGCCCTGGTGACCGACGCAGGCACGCCCCTGCTGTCCGACCCCGGTGATCATCTCATTCGCGCCTGTCTCGACGAGGGCATCCCCGTGGAACCCGTGCCGGGAGCCAGCGCCGTCCTCGCGGCGTTGACGATGAGCGGTGTCCCGGCGAGCGCGTTCACGTTTTTAGGGTTTCCACCCGTAAAGAACGGCCCCCGCCGCCGGTGGTGCGAGGAAGCCGGCGCGTACCAGCACCCGGTCGTCTTCTTCGAGGCGCCCCACCGTATCGCCGGGACCCTGGGAATGCTGGCCGAGATCGTCGGTGGCCAGCGACGAATCGCCGTGTGCCGGGAGATCACGAAGAAGCACGAACAGCTCATCCGCGGCGCCATCGGTGAAGTCGTCACCCATCCAGCCATCGCCGAGCCCATCGGCGAGTTCACCTGCATCCTGGAAGCCCCTCTCCGCACGGAAATCCCCGCCGCCATCGTCGAACAGGACTTGCTTGACGAATTCGACCGAATAACCGAAAAGGGGACCTTCGAGCGGCGCGCCGCCATGAGCGAGGTCGCGAGGCGACTGCACGTGCGCACCCGTGACGTGTTCGATGCCCTGGAGCGGCGCAAGGCCGCCGAATTCGAAGGATGA
- a CDS encoding DUF885 domain-containing protein, producing the protein MRSAETLPHFAADYLSWRHEVQPTAATFDGVHVHDDLLEDFSRAAIDRQVRDLNGFARRLASMPVDQIPAAERPDHSALMASAQARLHELEVVRTWERDPQLYADTIATSLAAQAIFTYAPAAERARRLLSKLRQVAGVLDAARANVREPAGIFIKTATETLRGVVSFLNRDLPRALREVDDLSLLADLDDAATLARTSIERYVRDLEEEQAPRAKATFRLGKERIEQKLKLGDGVTLDTDALLRIADRELAATRERFAEVARKLGKDAPDQVWARVKQTHVEPGGLVTRVREQCAALYTFLRDRNIVTVPDADALVIAPTPPFYRWTFASLWAPGPLEARQQRSFYYVTDADQSWPQERQDEHLRDMNDAVLWAISMHEALPGHFLHFEHLRKIPAAWRKATVLAPLSVLEGWAHYAEHLVIDEGFAKKDPAIELGQLAESLVRLCRLIVGLRLHAEDLSVEQGVRFFREEAMLEEGSARREAERGTFDPSYVIYALGKLMLLKLRKDVEAHRGSAFDARRFHDEFLGLGLQPFDVLRQQMLPGEANDGVVLA; encoded by the coding sequence ATGCGATCTGCTGAGACCCTTCCGCACTTTGCGGCCGACTACCTGTCCTGGCGCCACGAGGTGCAACCGACGGCGGCGACCTTCGACGGCGTCCACGTCCACGACGACCTGCTCGAGGACTTCAGTCGCGCCGCCATCGACCGGCAGGTGCGCGACCTGAACGGCTTCGCGCGTCGGCTGGCCTCCATGCCCGTCGACCAGATTCCAGCGGCCGAGCGTCCCGATCACTCGGCGCTCATGGCCAGCGCCCAGGCGCGCCTGCACGAACTGGAGGTCGTGAGGACCTGGGAACGCGACCCCCAGTTGTACGCCGACACGATCGCCACGAGCCTGGCGGCGCAGGCCATCTTCACCTACGCCCCGGCTGCCGAACGGGCGCGTCGGCTGCTGTCCAAGCTGCGGCAGGTGGCCGGCGTCCTCGATGCGGCTCGCGCCAACGTGCGGGAACCGGCCGGCATCTTCATCAAGACCGCCACCGAGACCTTGCGTGGCGTGGTGAGCTTCCTCAATCGCGACTTGCCGCGCGCCCTCCGCGAGGTCGACGACCTCTCCCTGCTGGCCGACCTCGACGATGCGGCGACGCTGGCGCGGACGTCGATCGAGCGGTACGTGCGCGACCTGGAGGAGGAACAGGCGCCGCGCGCCAAGGCGACGTTCCGCCTCGGCAAGGAGCGGATCGAGCAGAAGCTGAAGCTCGGTGACGGCGTGACGCTGGACACCGACGCCCTGCTGCGGATCGCCGACCGTGAGCTGGCGGCGACGCGCGAGCGGTTCGCGGAGGTGGCTCGCAAGCTGGGCAAGGACGCGCCCGATCAGGTGTGGGCCAGGGTCAAGCAGACCCACGTGGAGCCCGGCGGACTGGTCACGCGCGTCCGCGAGCAGTGCGCGGCGCTGTACACGTTCCTGCGCGACCGCAACATCGTGACCGTCCCCGACGCCGACGCGCTGGTCATCGCGCCGACGCCGCCCTTCTATCGCTGGACCTTCGCGAGCCTGTGGGCCCCGGGGCCGCTCGAGGCCCGCCAGCAGCGGTCCTTCTACTACGTCACCGACGCCGACCAGTCGTGGCCGCAGGAGCGGCAGGACGAGCACCTGCGCGACATGAACGACGCGGTGCTCTGGGCGATCTCGATGCACGAGGCGCTGCCGGGGCACTTCCTGCACTTCGAGCACCTGCGCAAGATCCCTGCGGCGTGGCGCAAGGCCACCGTGCTGGCGCCGCTGTCGGTGCTCGAGGGCTGGGCGCACTACGCCGAACACCTGGTCATCGACGAGGGCTTCGCGAAGAAGGACCCGGCGATCGAGCTCGGTCAGCTCGCCGAGTCGCTCGTTCGCCTGTGCCGCCTGATTGTCGGCCTCCGCCTGCATGCCGAGGACCTGTCGGTGGAGCAGGGCGTCCGGTTCTTCCGCGAGGAGGCGATGCTCGAGGAGGGCAGCGCCCGCCGCGAGGCCGAGCGGGGCACCTTCGATCCCAGCTACGTCATCTACGCGCTCGGCAAGCTGATGCTGCTGAAGCTGCGCAAGGACGTCGAGGCCCACCGCGGGTCGGCGTTCGACGCGCGTCGCTTCCACGACGAGTTCCTGGGCCTGGGCCTGCAGCCGTTCGACGTCCTCCGCCAGCAGATGCTGCCCGGCGAGGCCAACGACGGCGTGGTCCTGGCGTAG
- the serS gene encoding serine--tRNA ligase has protein sequence MLDTAQLRDAFDDTRARLQARGPAADAVLDRLQELDRRRRDLLPRVEALKAERNRAGDLIAQAKRAGQDATELLAQNKQRAEEIKTLDAELASLEEERTPLLLALPNVPHASVPVGRSADDNVEVRRWGTPRVFDFEPKAHWDLGPALGIIDFERAARMSGARFAVLMKEGARLSRALINFMLDLHTREHGYTEVEPPYLVNRTALTGTGNLPKFEQDLFKVAGEWDLFLIPTAEVPLTNLHREETLEDGDLPRRYVAYTPCFRSEAGSYGADVRGLIRQHQFAKVELMSFARPDDSFDELERLTGCAEKVLQLLGLPHRTMLLCTGDMGFASAKTYDIEVWLPSQGVYREISSCSNTEAFQARRAGIRYRPAGGGKLSFAHTLNGSGLAVGRTLIAIIENYQEADGSIRVPDALVPYMGGVTAIRP, from the coding sequence GTGCTGGATACCGCCCAACTGAGGGACGCCTTCGACGACACCCGCGCGCGACTGCAGGCCCGGGGACCGGCGGCCGACGCCGTGCTCGACCGCCTGCAGGAACTCGACAGACGCCGTCGCGACCTCCTGCCGCGCGTGGAAGCGCTGAAGGCCGAGCGCAACCGGGCCGGCGATCTGATCGCGCAGGCCAAGCGCGCGGGTCAGGACGCCACCGAGCTGCTGGCGCAGAACAAGCAGCGCGCCGAGGAGATCAAGACGCTCGACGCGGAGCTGGCCAGCCTCGAGGAGGAGCGCACCCCGCTCCTGCTGGCGCTGCCCAACGTCCCCCACGCCTCGGTGCCGGTCGGGCGCAGCGCCGACGACAACGTGGAGGTGCGCCGCTGGGGCACGCCGCGCGTGTTCGACTTCGAGCCCAAGGCGCACTGGGACCTGGGCCCGGCGCTCGGCATCATCGACTTCGAGCGCGCCGCACGCATGTCGGGCGCCCGTTTCGCGGTGCTGATGAAGGAAGGCGCCCGCCTGTCGCGTGCCCTCATCAACTTCATGCTCGACCTGCACACGCGCGAGCACGGCTACACGGAGGTCGAGCCGCCCTACCTGGTGAACCGCACCGCGCTCACCGGCACCGGCAACCTGCCCAAGTTCGAGCAGGACCTCTTCAAGGTCGCAGGGGAGTGGGACCTGTTCCTGATTCCCACGGCCGAAGTGCCGCTCACCAACCTGCACCGGGAGGAGACGCTGGAGGACGGCGACCTGCCGCGACGTTACGTCGCCTACACGCCCTGCTTCCGCAGCGAGGCCGGCAGCTACGGCGCCGATGTCCGGGGCCTCATCCGGCAACACCAGTTCGCCAAGGTCGAGCTCATGTCGTTCGCCCGGCCCGACGACTCGTTCGACGAGCTCGAGCGCCTCACCGGCTGCGCCGAGAAGGTGCTGCAGCTGCTCGGCCTGCCCCATCGCACGATGCTGCTCTGCACGGGCGACATGGGCTTTGCGTCGGCCAAGACCTACGACATCGAGGTGTGGCTCCCGAGCCAGGGTGTGTACCGCGAGATCTCCTCCTGCAGCAACACCGAAGCCTTCCAGGCCCGTCGCGCCGGCATCCGCTACCGCCCGGCAGGCGGCGGCAAGCTCTCGTTCGCGCACACGCTGAACGGGTCGGGTCTCGCCGTCGGCCGCACGCTGATCGCCATCATCGAGAACTACCAGGAGGCGGACGGCAGCATTCGCGTGCCCGACGCGCTGGTGCCCTACATGGGTGGCGTGACGGCGATTCGCCCCTGA
- a CDS encoding FmdB family zinc ribbon protein, translating to MPLYEYECDTCGHRFEVIQKFSDGPLTECPKCQGPVRKLLSSPAIQFKGSGWYITDYAKKSGTAAGNTKSEGGSSESKSTDSPAPKTDAGAKPSGGTT from the coding sequence ATGCCTCTCTACGAGTACGAATGCGACACGTGCGGTCACCGCTTCGAGGTGATCCAGAAGTTCTCTGACGGCCCGCTGACCGAGTGCCCCAAGTGCCAGGGACCGGTTCGCAAGCTCCTGTCGTCGCCGGCCATCCAGTTCAAGGGGTCGGGGTGGTACATCACCGACTACGCCAAGAAGAGCGGCACGGCAGCCGGCAACACGAAGTCGGAAGGCGGTTCGAGCGAGTCCAAGAGCACCGACTCGCCGGCGCCCAAGACCGACGCCGGCGCCAAGCCGTCGGGCGGGACCACCTAG
- the adh gene encoding aldehyde dehydrogenase, with translation MTTSMDPLVSLAAPPYKARYENFIGGQWVPPVNGKYFSNLSPVTGKPLCEVPRSDKDDIELALDAAHKAREQWGRTSVTERSIILNRIAQRMEDALPQLAAAETWDNGKPIRETTAADLPLAIDHFRYFAGVIRAQEGTMGELDHDTVSYQFLEPLGVVGQIIPWNFPLLMAAWKLAPALAAGNCVVLKPAEQTPASILMWAELVGDLLPPGVLNIVNGFGLEAGKPLASNPRIAKIAFTGETTTGRLIMQYASQNLIPVTLELGGKSPNVFFADVAREDDDFFDKAIEGFVLFALNQGEVCTCPSRALIEASIYDRFMERALKRVAAITQGSPLDMSTMIGAQASSEQLEKILSYVDIGKQEGAKVLIGGARKEQPGDLAGGYYMQPTVFEGHNRMRIFQEEIFGPVVSVTTFKDADDALAIANDTLYGLGAGVWSRDANTCYRMGRGIQAGRVWTNCYHAYPAHAAFGGYKQSGIGRETHKMMLSHYQQTKNLLVSYSPKKLGFF, from the coding sequence ATGACGACGTCGATGGATCCGCTGGTCTCGCTGGCCGCTCCGCCGTACAAGGCGCGCTACGAAAACTTCATCGGTGGCCAATGGGTGCCGCCGGTGAACGGCAAGTACTTCTCCAACCTCTCGCCGGTGACCGGCAAGCCGCTGTGCGAGGTGCCGCGCAGCGACAAGGACGACATCGAGCTCGCCCTCGACGCCGCTCACAAGGCGAGGGAGCAGTGGGGCCGCACCAGCGTCACCGAGCGCTCGATCATCCTCAACCGGATCGCGCAACGGATGGAAGACGCGCTGCCGCAGCTGGCCGCCGCCGAGACCTGGGACAACGGCAAGCCGATTCGCGAGACCACGGCCGCCGACCTGCCGCTCGCGATCGATCACTTCCGCTACTTCGCCGGTGTCATCCGCGCCCAGGAAGGCACCATGGGCGAGCTCGATCACGACACCGTCTCCTACCAGTTCCTCGAGCCGCTCGGCGTCGTCGGCCAGATCATCCCGTGGAACTTCCCGCTACTGATGGCCGCGTGGAAGCTGGCGCCGGCGCTTGCCGCGGGCAACTGCGTGGTGCTGAAGCCGGCAGAGCAGACGCCGGCCAGCATCCTGATGTGGGCCGAACTGGTCGGCGACCTCCTGCCGCCGGGCGTGCTCAACATCGTCAACGGCTTCGGCCTCGAGGCCGGCAAGCCGCTGGCATCCAATCCGCGCATCGCCAAGATCGCGTTCACCGGCGAGACGACCACGGGGCGGCTGATCATGCAGTACGCCAGCCAGAACCTGATTCCGGTGACGCTTGAACTCGGCGGCAAGTCGCCCAACGTGTTCTTCGCCGACGTGGCGCGCGAAGACGACGACTTCTTCGACAAGGCCATCGAGGGCTTCGTGCTGTTCGCGCTCAACCAGGGCGAGGTGTGCACCTGCCCGAGCCGCGCGCTGATCGAGGCCTCGATCTACGACAGGTTCATGGAACGCGCCCTGAAGCGCGTGGCCGCGATCACGCAGGGCAGCCCGCTCGACATGTCGACGATGATCGGCGCGCAGGCGTCGAGCGAGCAGCTGGAGAAGATCCTGAGCTACGTCGACATCGGCAAGCAGGAAGGCGCGAAGGTGCTGATCGGCGGGGCGCGCAAGGAGCAACCCGGCGACCTCGCGGGTGGCTACTACATGCAGCCGACGGTGTTCGAGGGGCACAACCGGATGCGGATCTTCCAGGAGGAGATCTTCGGACCGGTCGTCTCGGTCACGACCTTCAAGGATGCCGACGACGCGCTGGCGATCGCCAACGACACGCTGTACGGGCTCGGCGCGGGCGTGTGGAGCCGCGATGCCAACACCTGCTACCGCATGGGCCGCGGCATCCAGGCGGGTCGCGTGTGGACCAATTGCTACCACGCCTATCCGGCGCACGCCGCCTTCGGTGGCTACAAGCAGTCGGGCATCGGCCGCGAGACGCACAAGATGATGCTGTCGCACTACCAGCAGACCAAGAACCTGCTGGTGAGCTACAGTCCGAAGAAGCTGGGCTTCTTCTGA
- the glmU gene encoding bifunctional UDP-N-acetylglucosamine diphosphorylase/glucosamine-1-phosphate N-acetyltransferase GlmU encodes MSRSVPCVIVILAGGRGLRMGTRRPKVLLPVAGLSMIERVLRASDDLEAARRVTILGYSADIIASTLMARQLDVATLEPLLGPVHALTALDLADEPDRSVVVLPADVPLLRRETLRALLAHRVTSSAALTMVTAVSERPYGLMRVLRSDTGEVMGLVGEKDASRQQRSIKECTSGVFACSAQALRAALATFSWDNVERERTLGELVSALRRAGHEVDTISATVPHEIRGINSQTELAEASAIMRQAKCEELMSAGVTIIDPATTYVGPDVEVGHDTVLHPNVYLEGRTRVGTACEIHAGSRLVDATLEDHVVILNYCVVTDSVVRSRAQLGPFAHIRPGSDVGEDARVGNYVELKKTTLGRASKASHLTYLGDATIGADVNVGAGVITCNYDGVNKHPTVIGDGAFIGSDSQLVAPVTVGRGAFVAAGSSITRDVPEESLGIARSRQENKDGWAKRRNRG; translated from the coding sequence ATGAGCCGCTCCGTGCCTTGCGTCATCGTCATTCTTGCCGGCGGGCGCGGTCTCCGCATGGGGACCCGAAGGCCCAAGGTGCTGTTGCCCGTCGCCGGCCTTTCGATGATCGAGCGAGTCCTTCGGGCGTCGGACGACCTCGAGGCCGCTCGGCGCGTGACCATTCTAGGTTATTCAGCAGATATCATCGCGTCCACCCTGATGGCGCGCCAACTGGACGTCGCGACGCTCGAGCCACTGCTCGGACCGGTCCACGCGCTGACCGCCCTCGACCTCGCCGACGAACCGGACCGGTCGGTCGTGGTCCTGCCCGCGGACGTCCCCCTGCTCCGCCGCGAGACACTGCGCGCCCTGCTGGCCCACCGAGTGACCTCATCGGCCGCCCTCACGATGGTGACGGCGGTCTCGGAACGCCCGTACGGACTCATGCGGGTGCTCAGGAGTGACACGGGTGAGGTGATGGGCCTGGTCGGCGAGAAGGACGCCTCCCGACAGCAGCGCTCCATCAAGGAGTGCACCAGCGGCGTGTTCGCCTGCTCGGCACAGGCCCTGCGCGCCGCCCTGGCCACCTTCTCCTGGGACAACGTCGAGCGCGAGCGGACGCTCGGGGAACTGGTGTCCGCACTCCGGCGAGCGGGCCACGAGGTGGACACCATCAGCGCCACGGTGCCGCACGAGATCCGCGGCATCAACAGCCAGACGGAGCTGGCCGAGGCAAGCGCCATCATGCGACAAGCCAAGTGCGAGGAACTGATGTCGGCGGGGGTCACCATCATCGACCCCGCCACGACCTACGTCGGGCCTGACGTGGAGGTGGGCCACGACACGGTGCTCCACCCCAACGTCTATCTCGAGGGGCGCACCAGGGTGGGCACCGCCTGCGAGATCCACGCCGGGAGCCGGTTGGTGGACGCCACGCTCGAGGACCACGTGGTGATCCTCAACTACTGCGTCGTCACCGACTCGGTGGTGCGTTCACGCGCCCAGCTCGGGCCCTTCGCGCACATCCGCCCCGGCAGCGACGTGGGCGAGGACGCGCGCGTCGGCAACTACGTCGAGTTGAAGAAGACCACGCTCGGACGGGCCTCCAAGGCCAGCCACCTGACCTACCTGGGCGATGCCACCATCGGCGCCGACGTCAACGTCGGCGCGGGCGTGATCACGTGCAACTACGATGGCGTCAACAAGCACCCCACGGTGATTGGCGATGGCGCGTTCATCGGCAGCGACTCGCAGTTGGTGGCGCCGGTCACGGTCGGGCGCGGCGCGTTCGTGGCCGCAGGCTCCTCCATCACCCGCGACGTGCCCGAGGAGTCCCTGGGCATCGCACGCAGCCGCCAGGAGAACAAGGACGGCTGGGCGAAGCGCCGGAACCGCGGCTGA